The proteins below come from a single Bacteroidales bacterium WCE2004 genomic window:
- a CDS encoding transcription elongation factor GreA, whose amino-acid sequence MEYLSKQKYDEIAAELKHLINEVYPKVQDELAEASAQGDRSDNAGYREARRIQGKTISRIRFLQKVLEYSRVIDPDALPKDRVSLLSRVEFTNLATSKRMKFEIVSPHEMDLEAGKISLKSPIGAALMGKKVGEIAEAHVPSGVLRLRIDSISFD is encoded by the coding sequence ATGGAATACCTGTCGAAGCAGAAATACGACGAGATTGCGGCCGAGTTGAAGCATCTGATCAACGAGGTCTATCCCAAGGTGCAGGACGAACTCGCGGAGGCCAGCGCCCAGGGAGACCGGAGCGACAATGCCGGATATCGTGAAGCAAGGCGGATCCAGGGGAAAACCATCAGCCGGATCCGTTTCCTGCAGAAGGTTCTGGAATATTCACGCGTGATCGATCCCGACGCGCTCCCCAAAGACCGGGTCAGCCTGCTGAGCCGGGTCGAATTCACGAACCTCGCGACAAGCAAACGCATGAAATTCGAGATCGTCAGCCCCCACGAGATGGACCTGGAAGCCGGCAAGATTTCGCTGAAATCCCCGATCGGCGCCGCCCTGATGGGCAAGAAGGTCGGCGAAATCGCCGAGGCCCACGTCCCTTCGGGAGTCCTGCGCCTGCGGATCGACAGCATCTCGTTCGACTGA
- a CDS encoding methylated-DNA-[protein]-cysteine S-methyltransferase, giving the protein MYVWHYESPLGGMTLGSDGTSLAGLWFDEQERYANPLPVGCEEKMLPVFADTCRWLDIYFSGREPGFTPRLALHAAPFRTAVWEILLTIPYGKTMTYGEIAKRVAERMGAARMSAQAVGGAVGHNPISLIVPCHRVVGAGGALTGYAGGLDRKASLLRLEGVMRWFFAMNED; this is encoded by the coding sequence ATGTATGTATGGCACTATGAGTCGCCGCTCGGGGGCATGACCCTCGGCAGTGACGGCACTTCACTCGCCGGGCTCTGGTTCGATGAGCAGGAGCGTTATGCCAATCCGCTGCCGGTGGGGTGCGAAGAGAAGATGCTTCCTGTCTTTGCGGATACCTGCCGCTGGCTGGACATCTATTTCAGCGGGCGGGAGCCGGGATTCACGCCGCGGCTTGCCCTGCACGCCGCTCCGTTCCGCACGGCCGTCTGGGAAATCCTCCTGACGATTCCTTACGGCAAGACGATGACCTACGGGGAAATCGCGAAGCGGGTTGCGGAACGGATGGGAGCCGCCCGGATGTCCGCCCAGGCGGTCGGCGGAGCGGTGGGACACAATCCCATCTCGCTCATCGTCCCTTGCCACAGGGTCGTGGGCGCCGGCGGCGCGCTCACCGGCTATGCCGGCGGCCTTGACAGGAAGGCCAGCCTGCTCCGGCTGGAAGGTGTGATGCGTTGGTTTTTCGCTATGAATGAGGATTGA
- a CDS encoding Type III restriction enzyme, res subunit codes for MPDSILHFNGEWRSYQKRILDDLDFHLRDDKLHVVAAPGAGKTTLGIEVISRLNRPSLILCPTNTIKNQWKERIRTSFLQEKDYGIVSTDIHKPGYITVITYQALLAAFCGFDDETEDNRPEDEERTEKEYTITASSRFRMEKAEDIIGILESAKVSLLCFDEAHHLRKEWWKALTYLNEHLKPEQTLALTATPPYDADLNEWKRYQALCGDIDEVISIPELVKNGDLCPHQDFIHFSQLHQRERELLERHRQNVNVLMEKLREDTRLQDLLSKMRFLQASDEDTEAILESPDFYVSIAALLNENGYAIPSRFLDLFDASAGDIPRFDIKQATVFLNGFIHVENEEWKDLEAIKSEYFNLAKRTGLTDGKRVVLDGNDKFCRQIAGSIGKLDSIVSIVDLESSLLKDNLRMVILADFIRMNDTDCSTLGVVPIWRKLKDIFRDRISLGVLCGSLILLPKNIIGRLQKLISDNGIADDAISIDRFGADDNYVRIVPREGIRNHIVRLVTDMFNAGDLTVLVGTQALLGEGWDAPSINSLILSSTVSSYMLSNQMRGRAIRIDRNHPDKVSNIWHLATYDPKFGNFSFDLSQLATRFEGYEAPSYFGKHEIVSGIERVLIPNLLGVPETNIALAKNRDLTRRWWKDALYTGYGNTPPIGLSTGVQAEALTVKSLRYTGYMYYIWLLLPLAMFLFYRPNPVRGIVLAVVVLLIGIIAWHFCRTGTVEGVMKQIAIVILETLSDQGLIKTSIKQVGLKVHDENGELFVSCANLPADENNLFIQSLQEFLDPVENPRYLLVKRSRFLKRIRQTDYFAIPSAISPNKKGVEIFKGLWKLYIGDCDIIYTRSAEGRRVLLKARKYAFSAIKKKASKRLSKWQ; via the coding sequence ATGCCCGATAGTATTCTTCACTTCAACGGAGAATGGAGAAGTTACCAGAAAAGGATTCTGGATGACTTGGACTTTCACCTGCGTGACGACAAGCTTCACGTGGTGGCGGCTCCGGGTGCAGGGAAAACCACGCTGGGCATCGAGGTCATTTCGCGTTTGAATCGGCCTTCTCTGATCCTCTGCCCGACGAATACCATCAAGAACCAATGGAAGGAGCGGATCAGAACCTCTTTCCTTCAGGAAAAGGACTATGGTATTGTCTCTACCGATATCCATAAACCGGGTTATATCACCGTCATAACGTATCAGGCACTGCTGGCCGCGTTTTGCGGTTTTGACGATGAAACTGAAGACAATCGGCCAGAGGATGAGGAGAGGACGGAGAAAGAATACACTATCACCGCATCCAGCCGATTCCGGATGGAAAAGGCCGAAGATATAATCGGCATTCTCGAATCGGCCAAAGTATCCCTGCTTTGTTTTGACGAAGCGCACCACTTACGGAAAGAATGGTGGAAAGCGTTGACCTATCTTAACGAACATCTGAAGCCGGAGCAGACATTGGCCCTGACCGCTACCCCGCCCTATGATGCGGATCTCAATGAATGGAAGCGGTATCAAGCGCTCTGCGGCGACATCGACGAGGTGATTTCCATTCCGGAACTCGTGAAAAACGGGGATCTGTGCCCACACCAGGATTTCATCCATTTTTCCCAGCTTCATCAGCGTGAACGGGAGTTGCTCGAGAGACATCGGCAGAACGTCAACGTATTGATGGAGAAGTTGAGGGAAGACACGCGGCTGCAGGATCTTTTGTCGAAGATGCGTTTTCTTCAAGCGTCGGACGAAGATACGGAAGCCATCCTGGAATCACCGGACTTCTATGTGTCCATCGCCGCCCTATTGAATGAAAATGGGTACGCGATTCCCAGTCGCTTCCTGGATCTGTTCGACGCTTCCGCGGGAGACATTCCCCGATTTGACATCAAGCAGGCGACGGTTTTCCTGAACGGATTCATCCATGTCGAGAATGAGGAATGGAAGGATCTGGAAGCCATCAAGAGCGAGTATTTCAACTTGGCCAAGAGAACGGGATTGACTGACGGTAAGAGAGTCGTGCTGGACGGGAATGACAAGTTCTGCCGGCAAATCGCTGGCAGCATCGGGAAACTGGATTCCATCGTCAGCATCGTCGATTTGGAAAGCAGTCTGTTGAAGGATAACCTGCGGATGGTCATCCTGGCTGATTTTATCCGGATGAACGATACGGACTGCTCCACGCTGGGGGTAGTGCCCATCTGGCGGAAACTGAAGGACATATTCCGGGACAGGATCTCATTGGGCGTCCTGTGCGGTTCGCTGATCCTGCTGCCCAAAAACATCATCGGAAGGCTTCAGAAGCTGATTTCAGACAACGGTATTGCCGATGATGCCATTTCCATAGATCGTTTCGGGGCCGATGACAACTACGTTCGGATCGTTCCGAGAGAAGGCATCCGAAACCATATTGTCCGCCTGGTGACGGATATGTTCAATGCCGGTGACCTGACGGTGCTCGTGGGCACGCAGGCGCTGCTGGGAGAAGGATGGGACGCCCCATCAATCAATTCATTGATCCTCTCCAGTACGGTAAGTTCCTATATGCTTTCCAACCAGATGCGGGGACGGGCCATCCGCATCGACAGAAATCACCCGGACAAGGTGTCAAACATCTGGCATCTTGCTACATACGATCCTAAGTTTGGAAACTTTTCTTTCGATCTGTCGCAGCTGGCCACCCGTTTCGAAGGGTATGAGGCCCCCTCCTATTTCGGCAAACATGAAATTGTCTCGGGAATCGAAAGGGTTTTGATCCCAAATCTGCTAGGTGTTCCTGAAACCAACATCGCCCTTGCCAAGAACAGGGATTTGACCCGTAGATGGTGGAAAGATGCCCTATACACAGGTTATGGGAACACCCCGCCCATCGGGCTCTCCACTGGTGTGCAGGCCGAGGCGCTGACAGTAAAGTCTCTACGGTATACCGGATATATGTACTATATCTGGCTCCTGCTTCCTTTAGCCATGTTCCTGTTTTACCGGCCTAATCCGGTCCGAGGTATCGTATTGGCGGTCGTTGTCCTCCTCATCGGCATCATCGCATGGCACTTCTGCAGGACAGGGACGGTGGAAGGTGTCATGAAACAGATTGCCATCGTCATTTTAGAAACCCTTTCCGATCAGGGTCTCATCAAGACTTCCATCAAGCAAGTTGGGCTGAAGGTCCATGACGAGAATGGTGAGCTGTTTGTTTCATGTGCCAATCTCCCCGCCGATGAGAACAATCTGTTCATCCAGTCCTTGCAAGAGTTCCTTGACCCGGTGGAGAACCCTCGGTACTTGCTAGTTAAGCGTTCACGCTTCTTGAAACGGATCAGACAGACGGATTATTTCGCCATCCCCTCCGCGATTTCTCCCAACAAAAAAGGCGTCGAGATATTCAAGGGACTCTGGAAGCTATATATCGGCGATTGCGACATCATCTACACAAGGAGTGCTGAGGGCCGAAGAGTATTGCTGAAAGCGCGAAAATACGCTTTCTCCGCTATCAAAAAGAAAGCATCCAAACGCCTCTCCAAGTGGCAATAG
- a CDS encoding CubicO group peptidase, beta-lactamase class C family, with translation MKTLVKNFIALVCAFVCTACSQQTIEQKLDAYFDALDGHFMGSVVVRQDGKTIYQRSLGWADVENRIPATAETQYRIGSISKTFTAVLVMKAAAEGRLSLNDPIAKYFPDAQIPNAEQVTIDQLLQHRSGLVDIVNDRTFEYLTYYTTPQTRRQILERVAAAGTNFQPGSEFRYSNTGYNLLGYILEDVWEKPYAEIVNEQIVGLLNLQHTRFSEAVEPLRGDARSYTLLDNWQVQPETDASVAIGAGAMASTPAELAKFGEALVGDVFGDSIFEQMKQVKDAYGRGLVEFTYGDQTGYGHAGLIDGFSSKLIVFDNVTIAFCSNGADYDTDQIIPNVLNALNGKEIELPDFNRYIELTPEQLASYTGVYRCDALSMEVTVNVAGSRLSVQAAGQPSFPLDAVSADQFENESMGVSITVAADRKTITLNQMGQQIEFVRVGDAVPEISIH, from the coding sequence ATGAAAACCTTAGTCAAAAACTTCATCGCACTTGTGTGCGCATTCGTCTGCACAGCTTGCAGTCAGCAAACGATCGAGCAGAAGCTCGACGCTTATTTCGACGCTCTTGACGGGCATTTTATGGGAAGTGTTGTGGTCCGACAAGATGGAAAGACCATTTATCAACGCTCGCTGGGCTGGGCCGATGTCGAGAATCGGATTCCCGCGACAGCTGAGACGCAGTACCGAATCGGGTCGATTTCGAAGACCTTCACGGCGGTGCTGGTGATGAAGGCCGCCGCCGAAGGACGTCTGTCGCTCAACGACCCCATTGCCAAGTATTTCCCCGACGCGCAGATACCTAACGCAGAACAGGTTACCATTGACCAACTATTGCAGCACCGCAGCGGTTTGGTGGATATTGTCAATGACAGGACGTTCGAGTATTTGACCTATTATACCACACCGCAGACGCGCCGACAGATCCTTGAACGCGTGGCTGCCGCCGGCACGAACTTTCAGCCTGGCAGCGAGTTCCGCTACAGCAATACCGGCTACAACTTGTTGGGCTACATTCTTGAAGATGTGTGGGAGAAACCATACGCTGAGATTGTCAACGAGCAGATTGTCGGCTTGTTAAATTTGCAGCACACACGCTTCAGCGAGGCCGTTGAACCGCTGCGCGGCGACGCCCGCTCATATACGTTACTCGACAATTGGCAGGTTCAGCCCGAGACCGATGCCTCGGTGGCCATTGGCGCAGGCGCGATGGCTTCAACGCCCGCAGAGCTTGCAAAATTTGGTGAGGCCCTGGTCGGCGATGTATTCGGCGACAGCATCTTTGAGCAGATGAAGCAGGTTAAAGACGCCTACGGACGCGGCCTCGTGGAGTTCACCTACGGCGACCAAACCGGCTACGGCCACGCTGGCCTGATCGACGGATTCTCGTCTAAACTTATTGTGTTCGACAATGTCACAATCGCTTTTTGCTCAAACGGCGCCGACTACGATACGGACCAGATCATTCCAAATGTTCTTAACGCTCTGAACGGCAAAGAAATAGAGCTTCCGGATTTCAATAGGTATATTGAGCTTACGCCCGAGCAACTTGCCTCATACACAGGCGTTTATAGGTGCGATGCACTCTCGATGGAAGTCACTGTCAATGTTGCAGGCTCCCGCTTGAGCGTACAGGCCGCCGGGCAGCCGTCGTTCCCGCTTGACGCCGTTTCAGCCGACCAATTCGAGAATGAGTCCATGGGCGTTTCCATTACCGTCGCGGCCGACCGTAAAACGATCACTCTCAATCAAATGGGACAGCAAATCGAGTTTGTGAGAGTTGGCGATGCCGTTCCCGAAATAAGCATTCATTAA
- a CDS encoding TfoX N-terminal domain-containing protein, giving the protein MACNPDFVQYIIDQCSGAGEIAVKKMMGDYCAYCDGVLFGLICDNNLYVKVTEPGRAVLKDVILRPPYDGAKDYFYIADVDDQDYLVSLIKTTLPALPKPKAKKNPMK; this is encoded by the coding sequence ATGGCCTGTAATCCGGACTTCGTTCAATACATCATCGACCAATGCTCCGGCGCTGGGGAGATAGCAGTCAAGAAGATGATGGGAGACTATTGTGCCTATTGTGACGGCGTTCTCTTCGGGCTGATCTGTGACAACAACCTCTACGTGAAGGTGACGGAACCCGGCAGGGCAGTCCTGAAGGATGTCATCCTCCGGCCGCCGTACGACGGGGCGAAGGACTATTTCTACATTGCCGATGTGGATGACCAGGACTATCTGGTGAGTCTTATCAAAACTACTTTGCCGGCTCTGCCCAAGCCTAAGGCGAAGAAGAATCCGATGAAGTAA
- a CDS encoding Phospholipid methyltransferase: MKQRDHLPFFGIGPYYVAIIAILTAVGMILSARGCLDSGIIPALKTPMLVLGILAILLGAFIWVYAFFFDKIDDAIKNNRLCTDGIYAWVRNPLYVGWMFICIGASLFAGNLWLLVLPFIFWGLMALMMSLTEEKWLRDRYGAEYEAYCKRVNRTWPWFPRKRGDRIRDSYRQSRNIYDDVLTRATWWSRLYMDIFWGGVDDNAIARKVLSYIPDDFSGRLLDVPVGTGVFTAAKYAALEMADLTCLDYSADMLAQAKERFAQAGIGNVRLVQGDVGALPFDDGAFDLVLTMNGFHAFPDKEKAYSEVDRVLKAGGGLVGCFCIRGESRRTDWLMDRILSRKGWFTPPFETFGSLQARLEKGYTLDEFHKEGSIVYFKATKTNMNS; encoded by the coding sequence ATGAAACAGAGAGACCATCTTCCTTTTTTCGGCATCGGGCCCTATTACGTGGCCATCATTGCCATCCTTACGGCCGTCGGCATGATCCTTTCGGCCCGGGGCTGCCTGGACAGCGGAATCATCCCGGCGCTCAAGACCCCCATGCTTGTCCTCGGCATCCTGGCCATCCTGCTGGGTGCCTTCATCTGGGTCTATGCCTTCTTCTTTGACAAGATCGACGATGCCATCAAGAATAACCGCCTTTGCACGGACGGTATCTATGCGTGGGTGCGCAACCCCCTCTATGTGGGCTGGATGTTCATCTGCATCGGCGCGTCCCTGTTTGCCGGCAACCTCTGGCTGCTGGTGCTGCCTTTCATCTTCTGGGGGCTGATGGCCCTGATGATGAGCCTGACGGAGGAGAAATGGCTCCGCGACCGCTACGGTGCCGAGTACGAAGCCTACTGCAAGCGCGTGAACCGCACCTGGCCGTGGTTTCCCCGGAAGAGGGGAGACAGGATCCGGGACTCCTACCGGCAGTCGCGGAATATCTACGACGACGTCCTGACCCGCGCGACCTGGTGGAGCCGGCTCTATATGGACATTTTCTGGGGCGGCGTCGATGACAACGCAATCGCTCGGAAAGTGCTTTCCTATATCCCGGACGACTTCTCCGGCAGGCTGCTGGACGTCCCCGTCGGGACCGGTGTCTTCACGGCGGCGAAATACGCTGCGCTGGAAATGGCGGACCTCACCTGCCTGGACTACAGCGCCGACATGCTCGCGCAGGCGAAGGAGCGTTTCGCGCAGGCGGGAATCGGAAATGTCCGGCTGGTGCAGGGAGACGTGGGGGCGCTCCCCTTCGACGACGGTGCCTTCGACCTGGTCCTCACGATGAACGGGTTCCATGCCTTCCCGGACAAGGAGAAGGCCTATTCCGAGGTGGACCGGGTCCTGAAGGCAGGCGGCGGCCTGGTGGGTTGCTTCTGCATCCGGGGAGAGTCCCGCCGGACCGACTGGCTGATGGACCGCATCCTGTCCCGGAAAGGGTGGTTCACCCCGCCGTTCGAGACCTTCGGCTCCTTGCAGGCACGGCTGGAAAAAGGCTACACCCTGGACGAGTTCCACAAGGAAGGGTCCATCGTCTATTTCAAGGCCACGAAGACCAATATGAACTCCTGA
- a CDS encoding Pimeloyl-ACP methyl ester carboxylesterase (manually curated) has translation MNKLKADMAYRSEFALVDGHRMHIFVTGAESGTTLVFMSGSGTVSPALDFKILYEKLSGIYRIVVIEKFGYGESDLHEAPCDIDALVSFQRQALSDSGLKGPYILVPHSMSGLEAIRWKQLYPEEVEAIIGLDMATPITYGEWGPEMVARRIRLMKRMRKCLERGLLFWFPLNTRGLTKEEICRQRQLWKRNAFNGCYVKEAEAVIGNAEAVETAGGIDCPILMFVSNGKEVSSNWRANCQRFAGQMHAEMVLLDCGHYVHHYASDTICREMERFIARTVNRT, from the coding sequence ATGAATAAGCTGAAGGCTGATATGGCGTATCGCTCTGAATTTGCCCTGGTTGACGGGCACAGGATGCATATTTTTGTGACGGGCGCCGAGAGCGGGACGACGCTTGTCTTCATGTCCGGCTCCGGTACCGTCTCTCCCGCGCTTGATTTCAAAATCCTTTATGAGAAGCTGAGCGGTATCTACCGGATTGTCGTGATCGAGAAATTCGGATACGGGGAATCCGACCTGCACGAAGCTCCCTGCGACATAGATGCGCTGGTGTCCTTCCAGCGGCAGGCTTTGTCGGATTCAGGCCTTAAGGGCCCATATATCCTGGTCCCGCATTCGATGTCCGGCCTGGAGGCGATCCGGTGGAAGCAGCTTTATCCGGAAGAGGTCGAGGCCATCATCGGGCTGGATATGGCGACGCCCATTACCTACGGGGAATGGGGCCCTGAAATGGTCGCCCGGCGCATCCGGCTCATGAAACGGATGCGTAAATGCCTTGAGCGGGGATTACTGTTCTGGTTCCCGCTGAATACCCGGGGATTGACGAAAGAAGAGATCTGCCGGCAGCGTCAGCTTTGGAAAAGGAATGCTTTTAACGGATGTTACGTCAAAGAGGCGGAAGCGGTGATCGGGAATGCCGAAGCGGTCGAAACTGCCGGCGGAATAGACTGCCCGATCCTGATGTTTGTCTCCAACGGGAAGGAAGTTTCTTCGAACTGGCGGGCCAATTGTCAGAGATTCGCCGGGCAGATGCACGCTGAAATGGTCTTGCTCGATTGCGGACATTATGTCCATCATTATGCGAGCGACACCATCTGCCGGGAGATGGAAAGATTCATCGCCCGGACCGTTAATAGAACGTGA
- a CDS encoding Lrp/AsnC family transcriptional regulator, leucine-responsive regulatory protein, whose product MTYDELDNTDRKILRILQDDSTLTVKELAARVNLSASPAFDRQKRLEREGFIKGYHAILDAKKTGNGITVLCNMRLKQHSQVLMDNFMEAIQGIEEITECYNTSGEYDFTLKIQTRDMDSYQEFMRTKLGNIDSVGYFHSVFVMKEVKNTHGVPLK is encoded by the coding sequence ATGACTTACGACGAACTCGACAACACCGATCGCAAGATCCTGCGCATCTTGCAGGACGATTCGACACTTACCGTGAAGGAGCTGGCCGCCCGGGTCAATCTCTCGGCTTCGCCGGCCTTCGACCGCCAGAAGCGGCTGGAGCGCGAGGGCTTCATCAAGGGCTACCACGCCATCCTTGACGCGAAGAAAACCGGCAACGGAATCACGGTCTTGTGCAACATGCGCCTGAAGCAGCACTCGCAGGTGCTGATGGACAACTTCATGGAAGCCATCCAGGGCATCGAAGAGATAACGGAATGCTACAACACGAGCGGCGAATACGATTTCACGCTGAAGATCCAGACGCGGGACATGGACTCGTACCAGGAGTTCATGCGCACGAAGCTGGGCAATATCGACAGCGTGGGCTACTTCCACAGCGTGTTCGTGATGAAGGAAGTCAAAAACACGCACGGCGTGCCGCTGAAATAG
- a CDS encoding Glycosyl hydrolases family 43, producing the protein MKRLLAAVCLAGAFAACTPKPAHFELAGNPIITHMYSADPSAHVFGDSLYIYPSHDRDLAMGFDMEDYHCYVTADMQTFEDRGVIFRPFEQTVWAKTRAWAPDCVERNGKYYLYYPTDVKYIGVAVSDHPWGPFADPLGRPLLSIDSPGVVCDRDFIDPCVFIDDDGQAYMFVGQNTCCCIKLNEDMVSYDGEVHIIEGLEEFFEAAWVHKYNGKYYLSYSNSPFNGHQPQIAYAMADSPLGPYEYKGVILGPVSSGTNHHSIVQFGADWFLFYHTGDLGNYNCPDWPGFGSLHRSVCVDYLYYNEDGTIRPVVPTVSEEKLKNNTAFRPARVRDE; encoded by the coding sequence ATGAAGAGACTCCTGGCCGCTGTCTGCCTGGCCGGCGCTTTTGCCGCCTGCACCCCCAAACCCGCCCACTTCGAGCTGGCGGGCAATCCCATCATCACGCACATGTACTCGGCGGACCCTTCCGCCCACGTCTTCGGGGATTCCCTGTATATCTATCCCAGCCACGACCGCGACCTGGCGATGGGATTCGATATGGAAGACTATCACTGCTACGTGACGGCCGACATGCAGACGTTCGAGGACCGGGGCGTCATCTTCCGGCCTTTCGAGCAGACGGTCTGGGCGAAGACCCGGGCGTGGGCGCCCGACTGCGTGGAGCGGAACGGGAAGTATTATCTCTATTATCCGACGGATGTCAAGTATATCGGCGTCGCCGTGTCGGACCATCCCTGGGGGCCGTTCGCGGACCCGCTGGGCCGTCCGCTGCTGTCCATCGACTCTCCGGGCGTCGTCTGCGACCGCGATTTCATCGACCCGTGCGTCTTTATTGACGACGACGGGCAGGCTTATATGTTCGTTGGGCAGAATACCTGCTGCTGCATCAAGCTGAACGAAGACATGGTCTCCTACGACGGGGAAGTGCACATCATCGAGGGCCTGGAAGAGTTCTTCGAGGCGGCCTGGGTGCACAAATACAACGGCAAGTATTATCTCTCCTACAGCAACAGCCCCTTCAACGGCCATCAGCCGCAGATTGCCTATGCGATGGCCGACAGCCCGCTGGGCCCCTATGAGTACAAGGGCGTCATCCTGGGCCCGGTGAGCAGCGGGACCAACCACCACAGCATCGTGCAGTTCGGCGCCGACTGGTTCCTGTTCTACCATACCGGCGACCTGGGCAACTACAACTGCCCGGACTGGCCCGGCTTCGGCTCGCTCCACCGCTCTGTCTGCGTCGACTACCTCTACTACAACGAAGACGGGACGATCCGGCCCGTCGTGCCCACGGTCAGCGAGGAGAAGCTGAAAAACAACACGGCCTTCAGGCCTGCGCGTGTCCGTGATGAATAA